CTTCACTGCTTTAGATGTACCTTCAATCAACTCCCCACTGGTGAACACACCAGTGTGAGTTCAAAACCCTTTGACTAGTGTGACAACCAGATGTGCAGTTCTGTAGCAAAGCAACACATCACACTTTTATATCAGCTGTGGCACTATTAGCATTCTCAGTGGCAGAAAGGTATTTTATCAGACCTAGTGTAACTTCCTTTAACCTTCTCTTTCTGAATGTAGTGAAGACGTGAAGAGGCTCCTGGGTTCTTACACTAAGGAAAAGGGCAAAGCTGGACTTGACAATGCCTACTCTACATATACATCAACCTGGGGATCAAATCCCAGTCAGGAGACCATCAAGAAAACCATTGTTGAGATTGGAACAGACTACATCTTTCTGATTCCTACACAGACTGCTCTCTACCTTCATGCTTCTCATGCAATGTGAGCAAAACATTACAATTTAGATGTTAATGTCAATTTATTTCTAAGTCATTTTGCTTCTTACATTGCTTTTAAAGATAGGGTATAAAAGCAAGGAGTAATATTCAATCTACAACGGTAGTCTCCTTGAAAGAAGGTCATGTTGGACTTCATCAGACAGGAGCAGAGTCTGATAAAAACTTAAACTCTGCATGGAGAATATTGTTTTCAGGGTGCTTTGTTTTCTCCCACTTTTTGGTGTAGTCACATGgttgtattttctttgtctcttcaaAGAACTGGCCGTACCTACTCATACGTCTTCTCTCAGCCCAACCGTATGGCTGGCATTGGCAGACCCTACCCCAGTTGGGTGGGAGCTGACCACGCCGatgacctacagtatgtgtttggaAAACCTTTCGCCACACCACTGGGTTACTGGCCTCGCCACCGTAACGTCTCCCGATACATGATCTCCTACTGGACCAACTTTGCCAGAACTGGGTATAACTCTGCAGACACATGACATAAGGACATCACAGAAATCAAAATGGcctaaatgaaaaactgaaccAGAAAACTGCCTGAATTTCatccttctgttttctgtttcatgtcCACAGAGATCCCAACGTTGGAGAGAACAGCGTGCCTGTCAACTGGCCCGAATTTACCGATGGTGAAAAGTTCCTGGAGATCAATTCTAAGATGAATAAGAACTATGTGGGAGAGAAGATGAGGCTGCGTTATGTGAATTTCTGGGCCAGTGTTTTTCCCAGTCTTCCCACAGTCGTCTCAGAATAAGGAGCACATAAAATCAGCTGTAAATCTGCACTGCAGATTTAAAGTCTTCTATTAGTATTAGttcatgaaaaataaactgatgaaaaatacaaatggtatTTATATAATTGTGTTTTGCCTCTTTCATTTATCATATTATCTTATGTTATCTTCTGATATATTATGTATAGTggtaaacaaatacaatttgcATATACAGTTGTTGCTACTGCCAACattgtaataatattattataagcATTGTTATTAACATGGCGTGGGAATTAGTAGTGCagcattattttcattatattttaatagatAGACGGACAAACAGATAGATTGATAGATTAAAAAGGGTATAGTAATACATCATCATCAAGTTGATGTGGTCACATCATCAAATCTTtaagccccccacccccccaccccccatgACAAAGCATTTTGTGTATTGTCCTTCAAAAATATCTTGTGATAAGATTTGGAAACCATTTGGACCATGTTAAACTCTAgcattaaatatataatacagtTCAAACACATTCTTCAACCAACAGCAGCACTATACAAGCAGTGACTTGGAGGTTTAATCTTATCTCAAACCACATGTTCTTAGCTAATCTGACAATCAGTCCACTTTTTCTGAGACTTTGACTTCATAACGAACTCAACTGCTgggctttttcttttcctgtgtaTAAATGTGCCTTAGATGTATATATCTACCATGTAAAATCTGTGTTTGCCATGTATTTTAGCACTGTATTAGTATCTCTAGAAATAGTATGAAATGAGAATTCAGAAagcatttgtaatatttgtataatcaaaatagaaatacatataaatgtatgtgtgtctacTTCATCAGTACATCGGTCCTTAGATGCATTCTCacaattgtttatttattaataaatgttgatgctgatttaaaaaaaactattgcaAGTTTCTGAAGACATCAGAGAAATGAACAGGAATTGGTTTATTTTGTACGATGCATGCACAACAGGTAAGATTGGTCTGTTTCAGTTTGGGTCCAGAATTGGTCTGGTCATGGTCTGGATCTATGGATGATGCTTCCTAGCTGAAAACTCAATGATTGAACATCCTGGACAACTATTATTACACTTTCATTCAGCATGTTTGACATTTGCAAATCACCATCATGCCACCACAAGTATGTACTGAACATATTGCTGGTTAGTGACATCTTGTTTGGGTTTCATTttcataacaataaaaaatcaGACAGACATCACACACTTCCCAGTctcaaagacaaaaataaaagaaatgaaccGTTAGGTTTTACTGATTCCTGAAGCTTTGAAACAGATAGTGAATGTTATGTTTACATccttacatgcacacaaagttGTGACTGATTAGGTCTTTGTTCAGGATGAAGTTGGACATTGTGCTGATTATTATCTGAAGTCATAAAACTGACCTTAGAACTGTaacattcataaaatgtgaaaattagcAAAGTACACTCTTAAACCTTTTCCTGTTAGAAACAGTAAAGAAGTGGCAGCACAGTCGGcatcattttactgtaaaatgaacaGTGCTTTAgctaaaatgtacagtttgctacagtttttgttattgtgtactgtaacagtaaaattCTAGCCAAAGATTTAGCTATGAATTActttttatgtgcatttattacttttatttgaggtatatttacagatttttattgttaaatgaagtacagtatacagtatatacactaCATAGTTTTGCATGAGCAAATTAAGTAGTAAGATTATTAATTGagtaattttatttcataacttTTACTCCTTACTATTAAACTACAATACACTCAGTAAAAATCAGCAAGAGTACACTTGGACTGGAGCAAGGAAGTAGTGATGGAGTGCTGGTTGCTGGGGTGAGGGAAGGCAACACTTGCAGGTCCAATGTGACCACTTCTGTCtctaaagacagaagagaaaacaaaacatggcaCTGGCATTACAACATCTCTCACTCATGTCGTAATTTCTCactttaagtttaagtttaagtttcaCTTTAACTAGCACTTATTCAAAATTGGTCATATATAAAGGCTTAGAAATACCATGCTTATGGTTTAGATATACAGGATACCCTGTAAATTGCAGGATGACAATCACAAGTCCAGTGCTagtctgcaatgtcacaactgcCACTAAAGAGAGGGAAAAGTTATTACCATTCCTCCCttgaaaaagaatgaaatgaatgaaagtgtttttgtctctaaGAAATTTAGACAACCCTGCATAAGACTTAAATCATTTAGCAATTGTAAAGATCTGTACTTCTCATGGCACAATATGATTTGCTTGGAAATGTTACGCACTTTGCTAATGCTAAGAGGCAAAAAAAGCCACTTACCTATTAATTTATAGGATGAAGATGGGTGAAAATTCAAACTGGATTGTTGACTTAAGCATGTGGGCTCACTACAGTTGCTTATGCTCCCAAGATGCATTGTAATAAATATTGTAGAGTActgttttttctcctcaaaGTATTAAAACTTTAGAATACTGTTATCAGGCAtttcacacaaaacaataaacacaatgtaCTGCATTTGAGGCTTACAGAAATATACTGTTGAagtttttaagtaaattaaaagcAAAGTCTAAGAGtatattttgtgtatgtttttccaAGAAAAACCCTCACCGGCCAAAACAAAGGACTATTGAAAAGATCCATGCCCTACAGTGGGGTTGCTCATCGTTTCTAATACTACACCAAACCTTTATGTGTggtcacattatatttaatacaatTTGACCTGGAATTCAAAGCTATGTGTGCTGGGAACTTAGAAAGGATAGTTTCTACCCTTTCAGATTACTTTGAAGGTCACTGCACAACCTGTCACACAATGGTTGTCTGTTTGGGGAGGACTGATCCTATTGCCATAGCAATGGCTGGCAAACGTAGGCTGTCCTAAGGTAATAAGTGCTGCTCcactattaatttattttaaaatatagaaaaaatggaaaaagaaatattagAATTAAGgctggatttttttatttagcaatttAAACTGCAAAATTGTAATAAATTCAGCTTAATATTAATACACAGATCAGTCTGATtcagtttttgtctctgtcagacctcatttataatttaaataacatACTGATTTAGCAGCTGTACTGGAACTGTTTGATCAAATGATCCACAGCAATACATGACGTTTGCCCAGGTTTGATGAAAATGTAGATTTTCAAACTTTAAGCTCACGTTGgcttaaacattaatttatctGTTGATGTACACATAATGtgtcacagacacaaaatgttggtatatgtgttttttttctagaatATTTTCAGATTCTTGATTTCTTcattactttctgtttttttggtgtAATCACAATCACATCCCTGTTCTGTCTTCGACCTATCAAATAATAGAGAACTGTTCATATCTTCTGCCAATTCTCCTACCGTTTGTCGGGCACTAGCAGACTCTACCCTACTTGTCAGGGAGTAGATAGCGTTTGGATAGTTGAAATAAACAATTAGTGAACAAAAAGACAACTTGCTTAAAGAGACCCTACGAAAGGAGAACTAAGCATGTCTGCAACACCGGACATCAGTTCCTGAAGATCAACTATGGAACAGATGAAGCTGCATTATGTGGATTTCTGTCCAAACGCCTCACAAACATCTTAGAATAATGTGtcaattaattcattaaaaatacattaataattaCTGCATCTTACTAAATGgaacttttaaaaactaaactgtaatATTGCTCCAATGACATGTCAACACTTTAGTTTCTTAAATTTACCAGAGCATTACTAATAAAAGACCACAAGAGGGTGCATACAGCCTCTGATTCAAGTCTAGTCAGGTTACAGATTCATAGGCTTGCCAATAAGGGTTGAATCTTCTCATTTAGACCAAATGAAGAATGcatctgaaataataataataatatatataaaacatgttatgtatgaaatttttaaataaaatgaatgaaaatgaaatgaaattgaattgataTTAAGAAGGTCAGGGGGAGgtgttttttaaacatgaacTAACAGTTCAAGATAAGTAGAGTTAAGTAATAAGTTAGTAAAACTAACATGTATGTGTACTGTAAGAAGCACCAACTGGATAGTGCCTTGTAAGATGAGGCAGCACTGATTTACCCTACTCTCAGAGGCATCAACTGCACAATTAATGGTCTACGTGACTTATTCTGCGCAgactaaagtaaaataaaaattaaagtaaaagtgaaactgaGTATAAAAAGTGCAGGCTGCTTTTCTCTACACTGCGCCTTCTTATTATACTTCACTTGCTCTTTCAGTCTGATAGCACTGATGTTTGCTGGACACCCTTGAAATCCGAACCCGAGGAATGCCTCAGGACTAGAAAGCCTAATATGagtgctttattttgaaaacatcaCGATGATCGAAGATCAATTGATCTAATCTAGTAACCTCGTCTCCATGGCGCCCGCGTCAAGCGTGCCACTCCTGGCGCATAAAGACGAACCCGTCCGATgctcagtgcacacacagacagacacatcagACAGGATGGACAATCACATCATGTCCTCTAACAAGTTCGCTGCCGTGGTTGGGTTGGGAGTATCCGCGATGCTGCTCGTTAAAGGCGGAGAGCTCCTGGATTCAGCAGACATCGGGTCCCGGACGTGGATTAAAACGGGGTTCGGGGCTCCAGCGCGGGCTGCGGTGTGCGTCTTCGCCGGAGCGTCCCTCCTCGCCATTGGCTGGATGTACAGGCTGCTCTTCTGTCCCCTGGAGTTGCTCAGGACGCCCGACGACGTGGGCTACATCGCCGAGAAGGGTCGCTCCAGAGCTCAGGCAGCAAACGAGGTCCGTCGCAGAAGGAAGACCGGAGAGCTGCCTCCAGTCTATCCGAACGGCTGGTACCGAGTGCTGGACTCACACATGCTGGACAGGGGCGAGGTCAAAAATGTCTCTGCTCTAGGTATGATCAGTTGGCACCTTCAGTACTTCAACAAGGGAATCACTTGAATTAGCACACGATAATGCAACGTGGTtagtaataaagtaaaatctggaaaaacaaacatcccCAATACCaaagtatgttttattttgaaaaacagcCAATCCGTGAAACATAATGTGGTATAACCACTCAAATGTGTCCCTCCCACAAAGGGCAATCCCTAAACAGCAAACTGTGTAAAGAAGATTAGTTCACATCAGAAGGTATTGAGGAGAAGGTATGTGAATATAATGTCATATTTAAAGCTAAACTACACCAGTAGGTGTGTCTTTACTTCAAGTTTGTTCTAGTTTGCCTTGAATATTTAGCAGACTGACACCAGATGACCTCTGGACAGTGataaaggacaaaggacactgTTGTCCTGCATAAACAAGTCCTGCACATGAACCCATGATACTTCCTGGTTCAAAGCAGCAGACTTTGATGGCAGCCTTTGTTACGGATTTTAATTTGCTGTTAAAATTTAACTTGATTACATCATGATTTATAGCCATCAGTGCTCCTGAAAAGGATGATGGACCTCTTCAGAGTCACTCAGTGTGAACCTCTCTGTTCAATAAAGAGTGTGAGCTGAGAGATTGGATGATTCTATTTTAAGGTTAATCTCgttttaagtaaaaaaagagcacattcacatttgtttatgttttagaGATCACTGCTGGCCTCTCAATAATCCCGATAGTTGTCTGTTAGTCTGGTGTCTGTTGTTTTAAGCAGAAGTGTGGTGAAGATAAGTTGCCAGGATATGAGAGACAAGCTGAAAGTTTTTGGTATCAGAATTCACAATGGCATACTGCATTTTGTGCATTGCAGTGCTTAGTAACACTATATAACTGATCATAGTTTTGAACAAAGCCTCATTGTTTTAAGTCAGACAAGCGTTAAACTGCTTCACGTTATAGGTGTCAGGATACCGATGTTGTGGTTACTAATATTTACTGAATTGTCACATAACGGCAATAAAGCTGCAACTGAAGattattttcattgtgaatTAAATCTGCTGATTCCTGATTAATCTTTTACCTGATTTAAGGTTTGTCTAGAGAAATTGACTGACGAGCTGATATGGGAGCTCTCAGTTGACCtctttgatttaatgtttattggGATCTGACAGCCAGCCCTGCATCAGGTTTCGCTCTGATCAAGGGTATGGCAATCTCATCATTCATTCTTTCCAGGTTTTAAGATGCCACACACTATTTATGCCTCTGTTACaaagtttacatttatttcatgctGATTTGTGACTTACTTTGAAATATTTACATTGATATAATAGAGTAACGTGTTTCACATATTAGATTCATCATACCCGTGTTGGTATGTGGTGAAACTGTTTGAAATGTTCGGGGTTCCTTTGAGTCGGTGTTCAAAAGAATTTCAGAGCATGTGTGGCTCTTTCATGTGTCTGTCGCCTCGCCTGCCAtaaataagcaaacaaacagtatATGAAAGGTTTCATACTTGAAAAAGATATCCATCGATACAAAGAGACACCTGCTTTTGCAAAGTGGTTCAGCATATGGTTGAACTCAGTGATAAACTGTTTCTGATCATTTgatctataaaatatattaaacacaattaaaagTGTCCAATTTCCACACGTTCTCAAGTTTTCCTTCTGGTCTTCTTTCTGTACAGCTAGTCCCCTTCAGCACAAGGCCTCCCTCCAGCCCTCCGTATTAGTGTCCCAAATTCTGTTGACCCATTTCAAAACTTGGATTCCAGGTCTGCATCCCGCTGTGAATGACTGCAGTGTCTCGCTCCTAACTTTTCTCTGCAGTCATCCTCTTACATCATATATTAAATTCTGCCTAGTGAGTCTTTTCCCATGTGCTGTCTTTACACATTGCACTGTGCTTTCGTTATGCTCCGCAGCAGTATGGGGACAGCCGTGCAGTGCTGTGTCACCCCTCATTTGGATGAGCCTTATTTTGGATTTCTGAGAACTTTACTGGGACGTAACTTGACTAGGCACCGCAAGAGCTGTCACAGTGGCTACTCTTCACTGCGGAGACCCAGGCTGCATTAATCTGGGTGCAATCTAAGAACTGTAGGTCTGCTAAAAGTCAAAGCCAAATACAGTAGATTTTGTAGGTAGAGGTCTCCAGATAAGGTGCCTGACCAGAGAGGCTCAGTATGCAATGCCTAACACTTACCATAGCTAGGTTACCTACCCTAATTGTAATCAAATTATGCCAAACGTGACCTATCCACAAAAACAATCAGTGGCCATCTAAAGCCGATGTGTAGGATTTGCCAATTTTAGATTTTGGCACCCTCTAGTGGTCATACAAAAAAGACAATATCATGCACTGATGATGGGTTTTTCTCTAGTGCTTACATTATAATTTGTGGTCTCAAGGTTTTAGTGATCAGATCACAACCTTTATCTTCCTAACTGAGTACTATTTTATTTAGTGCTCAGTCAACTAGTCAACTTTAGATCCATTTGCCCAAGATGCAGTTTAAGACCAAGTGTAAATAGGGTCACAGAGAACCCCTAGTACACATAGACTGACCAGTTTCCAGTGTAATAGACATATTCTATATTAACACTAATCTATAGTATGGAAATATTTTGAATCAAGCTTTTAGTTGttcatatttctttaattacattcatgttattaattgtatttattacagttcGATGAATGTTTTAAAAGCCATGTCTTTACTGTAATTGATCATTGTAGGTGAGCAGGTGGCAGTCTTTCGAGACCAGGATGGGAAGTCCTACGTGGTGGATAGTTACTGCCCTCACCTGGGTGCTAACCTGGCTGTGGGCGGACGGGTGGTGGGAAACTGCATAGAGTGCCCATTTCATGGATGGCAGTTTCAGGGAAGTGATGGCAAGTGTGTGAAGATACCATATGCAGAAAAAGGTATGAACTGAAGGCAATGGTATTCCAACACTAGCATGTGGcatgtacaatttaaaaaattacactATTACTATGTGACAGTATTAGTACCTCGACTGAGTGGTGACTAagcataaaataattttacaataatcattatttagacattaattttaacatatttaatctAAAATAATTAGATATTTTACAAATCATGCAGATGCAGGTCATTCACGTCTTTCATTTGTTATGcttatgtttgcttttttatgtttttttcttttaatcataTTTACATCCTATCATTCGTGTAATTTCACCAGTAAAATTTGATGGTTGTCCTGAAGGTGGTGCTACAGgatattttgttatttcagcTTGAACTTGCTAATGTtgctaatattaaaaaaacaacactggttTTCTTAAAGgttatacatgtacagtatactgtacatgtttactATAGAGACTATGACTCAAATTCAGGTTTCAATTGTCCTTAAGTGCCAGAGTTTGCCAAGGTGCGCCGCTGGCCCAGCTGTGAGGTCAATGGCCAGATCCTGATTTGGTTTCACTGTGATGGCAAAGATCCTGAGTGGATGGTCCCAGAGCAGCAGGAGATTACAAAGGGCGAGTGGGTCTATCGAGGGAGAACCGAGCATTTTATTAATGCTCACATAGAGGTAAGTGCATatatgtgtggatgtgttcTGTTTGGAGCTGAAAACTATTGTATGTACTATTGATACTTACGATATCCACCTTCTTTAATTTGACAAGAAATCAGTATCAAACTCCCCTAAACTGAAAAGATATATTTGTTACCACATTTTACACAATGGATTGAATAAGTCTTTGTGTCCTTTTCTTCCCCAAAGGAAATACCTGAAAATGCAGCAGACATTGCTCATCTCGCTCACCTGCACACCCCAGGCTTTCTCAGTGGAGTCGATCTGCGctacaccaacaacaaaacctGGACATTTTTGCAACATGACTGGAAGGTCAGGGGGAGATCAATGTTcttaacatactgtactttcttAACTGATATAAAAGCTAATATGTACTAAAACGAGTAATTTCTATGTCTGTACTCTaccgtgtgtgtttgtttgttgtaggTTCAATGGCAACCAGAGTCAGAGCCCAACAAGCACTGTTCTCAGATGTTGGTGAAACATGCTCTTACAGTGTTTGGGTGGCACGTGCCTCTACTGGATGTTCATGTTGTGGCCAGACAGGTACGGTTAAGTTCAAAGTAGGAATATAGTTAGCACATAATTTACTCAACAGTTTGATGgcaaaatctaaaatctaatcaACAATTCAACTTATATAAGAAAGGATTTTATTCACatccatgatgatgatgatgataatgatgaagaATCTTTGCTTCAATGACTGCTTAAACTGTACAGTGCAGAAACTTATTTCTTTAAAAGTTTTGATAAAGAATTAATATGTCATGGTTCCTAGCTGTATTGTAGTACAGTTACTATAGCTGTGCAGATCTACATGATCTAGACTGTGTGAATATAAATCAATTGTTCTACAATAAACCACTGACCTGCAGGTGTGATCTACACACTCTGATTTAATAagcattacattttctatatgaGTCTTGATGTTAAATAATGCAAACTTATTTTTGTGAATTACAAAGAATTGATCAGTCATATAAATTTTACCACACCAATTAACAACTTTACATTATGAATATTACTCCACGATTATCTATAATACATAAACTATATGTTTCAGGTGGGTCCAGgagttgtgtttctgcttttcaaCCACAATTTTTTGGGCCGCGGTGTGATCATGCACTGTGTGACTCCAGTTGagcctctgctgcagtgtgtctcTCACACAATTTTCTATCAGTCTAATATCCCAGCCCTGGTGCCTAAATTCATCCTCAGAGTAGAGTGCATTCAGGTGAGTTACACACCACCTTCTAGTGTCACTGTGACAATATCACAGTgacacaatacaatacaattatgATCAAGACTGTTGGCAGTATGTCAGGTGCTGCATCTGAGGAGCAGTCTGGATCCACTGTCATTCTGTGTCATTCTATCTGGAAAACAAATCGTTGTATGAACTTACCAATgactttataaaaaaatatgtgtcGCATGACTTTTTACGtttactatttatatttttgaatGCGCAGTTCAGTGTCAGCAATCTCATCGCCCTGGTTTCtaacaacatatatatattat
The Anabas testudineus chromosome 22, fAnaTes1.2, whole genome shotgun sequence DNA segment above includes these coding regions:
- the zgc:92275 gene encoding Rieske (2Fe-2S) protein produces the protein MDNHIMSSNKFAAVVGLGVSAMLLVKGGELLDSADIGSRTWIKTGFGAPARAAVCVFAGASLLAIGWMYRLLFCPLELLRTPDDVGYIAEKGRSRAQAANEVRRRRKTGELPPVYPNGWYRVLDSHMLDRGEVKNVSALGEQVAVFRDQDGKSYVVDSYCPHLGANLAVGGRVVGNCIECPFHGWQFQGSDGKCVKIPYAEKVPEFAKVRRWPSCEVNGQILIWFHCDGKDPEWMVPEQQEITKGEWVYRGRTEHFINAHIEEIPENAADIAHLAHLHTPGFLSGVDLRYTNNKTWTFLQHDWKVQWQPESEPNKHCSQMLVKHALTVFGWHVPLLDVHVVARQVGPGVVFLLFNHNFLGRGVIMHCVTPVEPLLQCVSHTIFYQSNIPALVPKFILRVECIQFERDVMIWNNKKYISQPLLVKEDSAILKHRRWFSQFYSENSPRLQYQRDTLDF